A region from the Acyrthosiphon pisum isolate AL4f chromosome A1, pea_aphid_22Mar2018_4r6ur, whole genome shotgun sequence genome encodes:
- the LOC100162952 gene encoding dnaJ homolog subfamily C member 21, which translates to MKCFYEVLEVSRDVSADDLKKSYKKLALRWHPDKNPDSVDEAKEQFQLIQQAYEVLGDPRERQWYDNHREYIINSGDTPVNELNLFKYFSPSCYKGFGDDDKGFYSVYREVFNTLLVEESVYFEVDPDDIPTFGRSDSDYTDIVRPFYNFWCGFNTHKPFGWLDEYDIRQAPNRRVVKLMEKENKKIRDKAKKERNDKIQALIEFVRKRDKRLKAYAETLKLKSAENSKRIEEARRKRIKDKQKEMANYKESDWSKFSNVEEELKVIEESLIAEYGSSDEFDSDDETANCLYCVACNKVFKTEKAFQNHEKSKKHKENIDFIKVEMLNDEKLLIDEESDNNNSSDDNRQSHSDEESAVDEAEYDSSNSNEESCNSLSSETEAKEFNKNKIKNINLLNVQNDIDTDDVLEADLSSEEETANIKRKPSKKKKKHSQTFDEVNVLYCLTCDQSFKTEKALHNHQTSKKHKDNVVLISAKKTNDDDHNPIPDDTDNYSVPEVETEVASKENQPQEEPTAEKSTKNKKKQKIVETPKIKKSNHACGVCSSVFSSKNKLHQHLKDANHAVLKTEVVNDRKCKKKGK; encoded by the coding sequence ATGAAGTGTTTTTATGAAGTGTTGGAAGTGTCACGCGATGTCTCTGctgatgatttgaaaaaatcttATAAGAAATTAGCATTGAGGTGGCATCCGGACAAAAATCCAGATAGTGTTGACGAAGCTAAAGAACAGTTTCAATTAATTCAGCAAGCATATGAGGTACTAGGTGACCCACGTGAACGCCAGTGGTATGACAACCACcgagagtatattattaatagtggcGATACACCTGTTAATGAACTTAatctttttaagtatttttcaccTTCTTGTTACAAAGGTTTTGGTGATGATGATAAAGGATTTTATTCAGTATACCGTGAGGTATTCAATACTTTATTGGTCGAAGAAAGTGTTTATTTTGAAGTAGATCCTGATGATATTCCAACATTTGGTCGATCAGACAGTGACTATACTGATATTGTGCGACCATTCTACAACTTTTGGTGTGGTTTCAATACACATAAACCATTTGGATGGTTAGATGAATATGACATACGACAAGCCCCCAACAGACGTGTAGTCAAATTAATGGAAAAAGAAAATAAGAAGATTCGCGATAAAGCTAAGAAAGAGCGTAATGATAAGATACAAGCATTGATAGAATTTGTACGTAAACGTGATAAACGATTAAAAGCATATGCCGAGACTCTTAAGTTAAAATCAGCGGAAAACAGTAAGAGAATCGAAGAAGCAAGACGAAAAAGAATAAAAGATAAACAAAAAGAAATGGCCAATTATAAAGAATCTGATTGGTCAAAGTTTTCTAATGTAGAAGAGGAATTAAAAGTAATTGAAGAAAGCCTTATTGCTGAATACGGTAGTAGTGATGAATTTGATTCAGATGATGAAACGGCTAACTGCTTATACTGTGTGGCTtgtaataaagtatttaaaacagaaaaagCATTTCAAAACCATGAAAAGTCTAAAAAGCATAAAGAAAATATCGACTTTATTAAAGTCGAGATGTTGAATGATGAAAAACTGCTTATTGATGAAgaatctgataataataatagttctgATGACAACAGGCAAAGTCATTCTGATGAAGAAAGTGCTGTAGACGAAGCAGAATACGATAGTTCTAATAGCAATGAGGAGTCTTGCAACAGTTTAAGTAGTGAAACTGAAGCTaaggaatttaataaaaataaaataaaaaatatcaatctattaaatgttcaaaatgatATTGATACAGATGATGTATTAGAAGCTGATTTAAGTAGTGAAGAAGAAACagcaaatataaaaagaaaaccaagtaaaaagaaaaagaaacatTCACAGACCTTTGATGaagttaatgtattatactgttTGACATGTGATCAgtcttttaaaactgaaaaagcTTTACACAATCATCAGACATCTAAAAAGCATAAAGACAATGTTGTGCTGATAAGTGCTAAAAAGACTAACGATGATGATCATAATCCTATACCTGATGACACCGATAATTATTCAGTGCCAGAAGTGGAGACCGAAGTAGCATCGAAAGAGAATCAACCTCAAGAAGAACCAACAGCAGAAAAGtcaacgaaaaacaaaaaaaaacaaaaaatagttgAAACCCCCAAAATCAAAAAGTCCAATCATGCGTGTGGTGTTTGTTCATCAGTATTTTCATC
- the LOC100574113 gene encoding ribosomal protein 63, mitochondrial → MRLTDVLWTKLPRGHIFKGKHRLVKPVTGLDIHKKLRDLQREEQNMFYLRHSYLTREESYGHSQEQGRFEKWMRKWKVLQAEKFGKHKSIENHLSHLRSTDGWESY, encoded by the exons ATGAGATTGACGGATGTGCTCTGGACCAAACTACCAAGAGGTCATATTTTCAAAGG TAAACATCGCCTGGTCAAACCGGTTACTGGATTAGATATACATAAGAAACTTAGAGATCTTCAACGAGAAGAACAAAACATGTTTTACCTTCGGCATTCTTATTTGACCAGG GAAGAGTCATATGGGCATTCGCAAGAACAAGGTCGCTTTGAAAAATGGATGAGGAAATGGAAAGTGTTACAAGCGGAAAAATTTGGAAAACACAAGTCAATTGAAAATCACTTAAGTCATCTTAGGTCAACGGATGGATGGGAAAGTTACTAA
- the LOC100167063 gene encoding apoptosis-inducing factor 3 isoform X2, whose product MGSIASKSTEGPNDDVIEQIVCKENDIPDNGMQEFEIGNNGNKVLVVKQNNEFFAVGSKCSHYGAPLVKGALGNGTVRCPWHGACFNLKTGDIEDFPGLDSIPSFKVSVTNGNVKVSANKCALENAKFVKPLTKRNPENKCTFIVIGSGPAGTECVEKLRQEGYDGRLILISKDAYLPYDRTKLSKALNSDVNGILLRSLPFYESGDIELLTKTSVESIDTSTKVVYLSNNEQLTFDALFIASGMTPRSTPEVSKYDNVFTLRTIEDAHKIHQSLSSDCHLVVVGSSFIGMELAAATFSKVKSVHVIGRSDVPFKESLGKEIGERVQELFESKGVVFHMKTSVKNYIGYNNRLSEIELSDGQKLKADVCIMATGSKTNVEFLAGSNIAINSSNGTIEVDKYLETNVKGIFAGGDVANAPVYPSNIKSSLGHWQLATYHGKIAALQMLGKKTPIKSVPFFWTALFGTSIRFAGFNHGYTDVLINGDLENFKAVVYYCKGNEVVAVATVGSDPIAAQFAELLGSGRTLNKEQAIDNKWLTEEEDTVVCTRL is encoded by the exons ATGGGCTCGATAGCGTCCAAGAGCACCGAAG gTCCTAATGATGATGTCATCGAACAAATTGTATGTAAAGAAAATGACATTCCTGATAATGg aatgCAAGAATTTGAGATTGGAAACAATGGCAACAAAGTTTTAgtcgtaaaacaaaataatgaattttttgcTGTCGGATCGAAATGTTCACATTATGGCGCACCTTTAGTTAAAGGAGCTCTAGGAAATGGTACAGTAAGATGTCCTTGGCACGGTGCTTGTTTCAACTTGAAAACTG gtGACATTGAGGATTTCCCTGGTTTAGATAGTATTCCAAGTTTTAAAGTTTCTGTAACCAATGGTAATGTAAAAGTATCAGCCAACAAGTGTGCACTTGAAAACGCTAAATTTGTGAAACCATTAACTAAACGCAATCCAGAAAACAAGTGTACATTCATTGTTATTGGAAGtg GACCTGCTGGTACAGAATGTGTAGAGAAATTAAGACAAGAAGGATATGATGGTCGATTGATATTGATCTCAAAAGATGCTTATTTACCATACGACCGAACGAAACTGAGTAAAGCATTAAATTCTGATGTGAATGGCATATTGTTACGTTCTCTACCCTTTTatgaa tctGGAGACATTGAACTTCTAACTAAGACTAGTGTAGAATCAATTGACACAAGTACAAAAGTTGTATATTTATCAAACAATGAACAATTAACATTTGATGCTCTGTTTATCGCCAGTGGAATGAC accTCGTTCTACACCAGAAGTTTCCAAGTATGACAATGTATTTACATTACGCACAATCGAAGATGCACATAAAATCCATCAAAGTTTATCATCTGATTGCCATTTAGTCGTTGTTGGATCATCATTtattg gtatGGAATTAGCTGCAGCAACTTTTTCTAAAGTAAAATCTGTGCACGTGATTGGCCGTAGTGATGTACCTTTCAAAGAAAGTCTAGGAAAAGAAATAGGTGAACGAGTCCAGGAATTATTTGAATCCAAAGGCGTAGTGTTTCACATGAAaacaagtgtaaaaaattacattggTTATAATAATCGACTATCTGAAATAGAATTGTCTGATGGTCAAAAGTTAAAGGCAGATGTTTGCATCATGGCCACTGGATCAAAAACTAATGTTGAATTTTTGGCTGGTTCTAATATTGCGATCAACTCTTCTAATGGTACAATTGAAGTTGACAAG tatttggaAACCAATGTGAAAGGAATCTTTGCTGGTGGAGATGTTGCCAATGCTCCTGTGTACCCCTCTAATATTAAATCATCCTTAGGTCATTGGCAGTTGGCTACTTACCATGGAAAAATCGCTGCCTTACAAATGCTTGGCAAAAAAACTCCTATTAAGTCTGTTCCCTTTTTCTGGACAGCATTATTTGGCACTAGCATAAGATTTGCTG gATTCAACCATGGTTACACTGATGTTCTAATTAATGGCGATCTTGAAAACTTCAAAGCTGTGGTATATTATTGCAAAGGAAATGAAGTAGTGGCAGTAGCAACTGTTGGAAGTGATCCAATTGCTGCACAGTTTGCTGAATTATTGGGAAGTGGTAGAACATTGAACAAAGAACAAGCAATTGACAATAAATGGTTGACTGAGGAAGAAGATACAGTTGTGTGCACTAGGCTATGA
- the LOC100167063 gene encoding apoptosis-inducing factor 3 isoform X1 — translation MLFIRRLVFRSSIHSQSRVFCRTMSGPNDDVIEQIVCKENDIPDNGMQEFEIGNNGNKVLVVKQNNEFFAVGSKCSHYGAPLVKGALGNGTVRCPWHGACFNLKTGDIEDFPGLDSIPSFKVSVTNGNVKVSANKCALENAKFVKPLTKRNPENKCTFIVIGSGPAGTECVEKLRQEGYDGRLILISKDAYLPYDRTKLSKALNSDVNGILLRSLPFYESGDIELLTKTSVESIDTSTKVVYLSNNEQLTFDALFIASGMTPRSTPEVSKYDNVFTLRTIEDAHKIHQSLSSDCHLVVVGSSFIGMELAAATFSKVKSVHVIGRSDVPFKESLGKEIGERVQELFESKGVVFHMKTSVKNYIGYNNRLSEIELSDGQKLKADVCIMATGSKTNVEFLAGSNIAINSSNGTIEVDKYLETNVKGIFAGGDVANAPVYPSNIKSSLGHWQLATYHGKIAALQMLGKKTPIKSVPFFWTALFGTSIRFAGFNHGYTDVLINGDLENFKAVVYYCKGNEVVAVATVGSDPIAAQFAELLGSGRTLNKEQAIDNKWLTEEEDTVVCTRL, via the exons ATGTTATTTATTCGAAGACTAGTATTTAGAAGTAGTATACATTCCCAATCGCGTGTGTTTTGCAGAACAATGTCGG gTCCTAATGATGATGTCATCGAACAAATTGTATGTAAAGAAAATGACATTCCTGATAATGg aatgCAAGAATTTGAGATTGGAAACAATGGCAACAAAGTTTTAgtcgtaaaacaaaataatgaattttttgcTGTCGGATCGAAATGTTCACATTATGGCGCACCTTTAGTTAAAGGAGCTCTAGGAAATGGTACAGTAAGATGTCCTTGGCACGGTGCTTGTTTCAACTTGAAAACTG gtGACATTGAGGATTTCCCTGGTTTAGATAGTATTCCAAGTTTTAAAGTTTCTGTAACCAATGGTAATGTAAAAGTATCAGCCAACAAGTGTGCACTTGAAAACGCTAAATTTGTGAAACCATTAACTAAACGCAATCCAGAAAACAAGTGTACATTCATTGTTATTGGAAGtg GACCTGCTGGTACAGAATGTGTAGAGAAATTAAGACAAGAAGGATATGATGGTCGATTGATATTGATCTCAAAAGATGCTTATTTACCATACGACCGAACGAAACTGAGTAAAGCATTAAATTCTGATGTGAATGGCATATTGTTACGTTCTCTACCCTTTTatgaa tctGGAGACATTGAACTTCTAACTAAGACTAGTGTAGAATCAATTGACACAAGTACAAAAGTTGTATATTTATCAAACAATGAACAATTAACATTTGATGCTCTGTTTATCGCCAGTGGAATGAC accTCGTTCTACACCAGAAGTTTCCAAGTATGACAATGTATTTACATTACGCACAATCGAAGATGCACATAAAATCCATCAAAGTTTATCATCTGATTGCCATTTAGTCGTTGTTGGATCATCATTtattg gtatGGAATTAGCTGCAGCAACTTTTTCTAAAGTAAAATCTGTGCACGTGATTGGCCGTAGTGATGTACCTTTCAAAGAAAGTCTAGGAAAAGAAATAGGTGAACGAGTCCAGGAATTATTTGAATCCAAAGGCGTAGTGTTTCACATGAAaacaagtgtaaaaaattacattggTTATAATAATCGACTATCTGAAATAGAATTGTCTGATGGTCAAAAGTTAAAGGCAGATGTTTGCATCATGGCCACTGGATCAAAAACTAATGTTGAATTTTTGGCTGGTTCTAATATTGCGATCAACTCTTCTAATGGTACAATTGAAGTTGACAAG tatttggaAACCAATGTGAAAGGAATCTTTGCTGGTGGAGATGTTGCCAATGCTCCTGTGTACCCCTCTAATATTAAATCATCCTTAGGTCATTGGCAGTTGGCTACTTACCATGGAAAAATCGCTGCCTTACAAATGCTTGGCAAAAAAACTCCTATTAAGTCTGTTCCCTTTTTCTGGACAGCATTATTTGGCACTAGCATAAGATTTGCTG gATTCAACCATGGTTACACTGATGTTCTAATTAATGGCGATCTTGAAAACTTCAAAGCTGTGGTATATTATTGCAAAGGAAATGAAGTAGTGGCAGTAGCAACTGTTGGAAGTGATCCAATTGCTGCACAGTTTGCTGAATTATTGGGAAGTGGTAGAACATTGAACAAAGAACAAGCAATTGACAATAAATGGTTGACTGAGGAAGAAGATACAGTTGTGTGCACTAGGCTATGA